A section of the Girardinichthys multiradiatus isolate DD_20200921_A chromosome 5, DD_fGirMul_XY1, whole genome shotgun sequence genome encodes:
- the gpank1 gene encoding G patch domain and ankyrin repeat-containing protein 1: MAALGFIPASDQDVFSSRSEQTPSDISSKLSGEEVRRFYEDLIKDEKTQKHQSRSADKNHHDWRSDRRTRRRFAAERVQRAHTESLVQREARGGREDNQGEPISSERAQELRGLRLLRCAHEGDIPGLKELISKRVDINFQDLYLWTAVMCASWSGQKAAVRLLLSQGAAWVGVVDTRGRDAQDLALEAGHYEVLEELLNYGRSPKRETPSDCSLLQSQWCDACRCEYRSSRSSHLSSTLHQFSVRHPQPMPYYCLPPSSNSYKMMVRCGWKPGTGLGPEADGPKQPVSTVLKRDHTGLGFAPMKRAKVTHFQAGDRDAVKHQWQDKEEKGRKGQKKDEMKRKEQKDKNWERDFRASFYQ; encoded by the exons ATGGCTGCTTTAGGATTTATTCCCGCTAGCGACCAGGATGTGTTTAGTTCCAGATCGGAACAAACCCCCTCCGACATAAGCTCCAAATTAAGCGGAGAAGAAGTCAGGAGGTTCTACGAAGACTTAATAAAAGATGAGAAAACCCAAAAGCACCAGTCAAGGAGCGCAGACAAGAACCATCATGACTGGCGGTCTGATAGAAGAACGAGGAGAAGATTCGCAGCTGAACGAGTGCAGCGGGCTCACACCGAGTCTCTAGTCCAAAGAGAGGCGAGAGGTGGAAGAGAAGACAACCAAGGAGAGCCGATCAGCTCAGAGAGAGCCCAGGAGCTGCGGGGACTCAGGTTGCTGCGCTGCGCTCATGAGGGGGACATTCCAGGCCTTAAGGAGCTGATCTCAAAAAGAGTTGACATAAACTTTCAG GACCTATATCTCTGGACAGCTGTGATGTGTGCCAGCTGGTCAGGACAAAAAGCTGCAGTGAGGCTATTACTGAGTCAGGGTGCAGCCTGGGTCGGGGTGGTTGATACCAGGGGCAGGGATGCCCAGGATCTGGCATTAGAAG CAGGGCATTATGAAGTCCTGGAGGAGTTGTTAAACTATGGAAGAAGTCCAAAGAGAGAGACGCCGTCTGATTGCAG TTTGCTCCAGTCTCAGTGGTGCGATGCATGTCGTTGTGAGTATAGAAGCAGCCGCTCGTCGCATCTTTCCTCTACTCTGCATCAGTTCAGTGTGCGCCATCCTCAGCCCATGCCGTACTACTGCCTCCCCCCGTCCAGCAACAGCTACAAGATGATGGTTCGGTGCGGCTGGAAACCAGGGACGGGTCTCGGGCCGGAGGCAGATGGCCCTAAACAGCCAGTATCGACCGTGTTAAAGAGGGACCACACAGGTCTTGGATTTGCACCGATGAAAAGAGCTAAAGTCACTCACTTCCAAGCTGGGGATCGTGATGCTGTGAAACACCAATGGCAAGACAAAGAGGAGAAGGGGCGGAAAGGACAGAAGAAAGATGAGATGAAGAGAAAAGagcaaaaagataaaaactggGAAAGAGATTTTCGTGCCTCATTTTATCAGTAA
- the LOC124868736 gene encoding zinc finger protein 271-like, which yields MCDVTAVLAVEDMKEEVSSEPRPEPLFLILTPPPPFSLAPGELSMPWPKWLKAFEHYAQALGEKDMDSSKMVLLQSFLGPEGQRVFTTLIRNQTTYSAAISELTAHFGSDHATQAHRLKFHQRAQMPGETVDEFVTALQNLLRPCQYGRFKNKLLLDHLIEKTNNLLLRERLLLRKDRLTLAKALTIGKEVESRASESQLFDFHEVSVDIGEDFEPPVQNKSKRGRPRLGEKRVKLKPVVTETQQKRKRGRPRLGEKRVKLKPVVTEPQQKRKRGRPRLGEEKVKPKPLITEPQREPVEVKNQNYTNDSSYSCDEGRSQVTEENNVACDKPDNNISTSSLHIVEDEKNNQSSDTAEDNDDSRDEDFLPYLTKGKDLYCPICINRHFKTADKLNRHMRSHTGEKPFKCPLCHLTFSQSYHMTRHMRNQHAAGPYVCPTCGLSLESLAELFKHKKTHREQTLYCPDCYEIFLNDEELRSHVKSHNKDPSLQTEGQSNQQTHCVEVKTEELSDDTCEATDSICLTEDVNYQANSEQAGLKTTKDNSCPICVGRRFKGPNKLARHMRTHTKEKPFSCPVCNKKFSQSYHMTRHVRIQHGLGKYICPQCGKSFTTWLDLKVHKRTHAHIGLMCLACNKQFKEKGALEKHLKLHKAVEPSPRSLICGDCGKEFGRPYHLKRHIMSHRKAANSDFYKCPDCKKIFYFPEDLNKHLEDHVKENSGMCPKCNERFDSAEELETHMQVHQKSFPCGTCGKKFKVEYALKKHEEGHQHDQYYCSLCQKHFMKLSHYKRHVQVHDRRESRCPHCDGVFLKLTAFKYHLRTHTLERPYQCSCCIETFEQEEELEQHCLKHRKFKKERPYSCTRCDLAYSTLVELTEHMISHEGEQPQTCPFCGKTFLNKNKLERHISIHTGERPHLCSICGNGFPSAASLKLHVLIHTGEKPFKCLQCSKSFSSSSGLRLHSRQHMDERPSYGCPECGRTYGRLTELKMHQRYHTGDKPYACTCCSKRFISKDKLNVHMRTHTGERPFSCPHCGQTFTQTGDRNRHISKYHPVI from the coding sequence ATGTGCGACGTTACTGCAGTGTTAGCTGTGGAGGACATGAAGGAGGAAGTCTCTTCAGAGCCACGTCCAGAACCTCTGTTCTTAATCCTTACCCCGCCTCCACCTTTCTCACTGGCCCCAGGTGAGCTCTCTATGCCCTGGCCAAAATGGCTTAAAGCTTTTGAACACTACGCTCAAGCATTAGGTGAAAAAGATATGGACTCTAGTAAGATGGTGCTCTTACAGAGCTTTCTCGGCCCAGAGGGACAACGCGTCTTCACAACTCTGATCAGAAATCAGACTACATACAGTGCTGCCATTTCAGAGCTCACCGCTCATTTTGGCTCTGATCATGCCACTCAGGCCCACCGTCTGAAGTTCCACCAAAGGGCTCAGATGCCTGGGGAGACCGTAGATGAATTTGTCACAGCACTGCAAAATCTGCTGAGGCCTTGTCAGTATGGGAGGTTTAAGAACAAACTTCTACTAGATCACCTGATTGAGAAAACAAACAACCTGCTGCTCAGAGAGAGGCTACTGTTAAGGAAGGACCGACTAACCTTAGCCAAGGCCCTGACTATTGGTAAAGAGGTGGAATCTCGTGCAAGTGAATCTCAGCTATTTGATTTTCATGAGGTGAGTGTGGACATTGGAGAGGATTTTGAGCCCCCAGTTCAAAATAAGAGCAAAAGAGGAAGACCTCGGCTAGGGGAGAAAAGGGTTAAACTAAAACCCGTTGTGACTGAAACCCAACAAAAGCGCAAAAGAGGAAGACCTCGGCTTGGGGAGAAAAGGGTTAAACTAAAACCAGTTGTGACTGAACCCCAACAAAAGCGCAAAAGAGGTAGACCTCGGCTTGGGGAGGAAAAGGTTAAACCAAAACCACTTATAACTGAACCCCAAAGAGAACCTGTTGAAGTCAAAAATCAGAACTACACCAATGATAGCTCTTATAGTTGCGATGAAGGTAGATCTCAGGTCACAGAAGAGAATAATGTGGCTTGTGATAAACCAGATAATAATATCAGCACCTCATCACTTCATATAGTGgaagatgaaaaaaacaaccagtCGAGCGACACTGCCGAAGACAATGACGACAGTAGGGATGAAGACTTCCTCCCTTATTTGACCAAGGGGAAAGACCTTTACTGTCCCATCTGCATCAACAGGCACTTCAAAACCGCAGACAAGCTTAACAGACACATGAGGTCGCACACGGGGGAGAAACCGTTTAAATGTCCACTCTGCCATCTCACATTTAGTCAGTCGTACCACATGACCCGACACATGAGGAACCAGCATGCTGCGGGGCCTTACGTGTGCCCCACCTGCGGGCTAAGCCTGGAAAGCCTAGCAGAGttgtttaaacacaaaaagacaCACAGGGAACAAACCCTTTACTGTCCTGATTGTTATGAAATCTTCTTGAATGATGAAGAGCTTCGTAGTCACGTTAAGTCACATAACAAAGACCCATCGCTCCAAACAGAGGGTCAAAGCAATCAACAAACTCACTGCGTTGAAGTGAAAACTGAAGAATTATCCGATGACACTTGTGAAGCTACTGACAGTATATGCTTAACTGAGGATGTCAACTATCAAGCTAACTCTGAACAAGCTGGACTAAAGACAACTAAAGACAATTCTTGTCCCATCTGTGTTGGGAGGCGCTTCAAGGGACCAAACAAACTTGCTCGGCACATGAGGACGCACACAAAAGAAAAGCCCTTCAGTTGCCCCGTCTGCAACAAGAAGTTCAGCCAGTCCTATCACATGACACGGCATGTGAGAATTCAGCACGGTCTCGGAAAGTACATCTGCCCTCAATGTGGCAAGAGTTTTACCACCTGGCTAGACCTAAAAGTACACAAAAGGACTCACGCTCACATTGGTCTCATGTGTCTTGCATGTAATAAGCAGTTCAAAGAGAAGGGTGCGCTGGAAAAGCATCTTAAACTACACAAAGCGGTTGAGCCGAGTCCTCGAAGCCTCATCTGCGGTGACTGCGGCAAGGAATTTGGCCGCCCTTATCATTTGAAGAGGCACATCATGTCCCATCGCAAAGCAGCGAATTCTGACTTTTACAAGTGCCCCGACTGCAAGAAAATCTTTTACTTCCCAGAAGACCTCAACAAACACTTGGAAGATCATGTAAAGGAAAACAGTGGGATGTGTCCCAAATGCAACGAAAGGTTCGACAGTGCGGAGGAACTTGAGACCCACATGCAGGTTCATCAGAAGTCTTTTCCCTGCGGCACCTGTGGAAAGAAATTTAAAGTGGAGTATGCACTGAAGAAACACGAGGAGGGCCACCAGCATGATCAGTATTACTGTTCATTGTGTCAGAAACACTTCATGAAACTGTCTCATTATAAGAGACATGTGCAGGTCCATGACAGGCGAGAATCCAGATGTCCACACTGCGACGGAGTCTTTCTAAAGCTTACAGCTTTCAAATATCATCTGCGGACTCACACCCTGGAAAGGCCATACCAGTGCAGTTGTTGCATCGAAACGTtcgagcaggaggaggagtTGGAGCAGCACTGTCTTAAGCACAGGAAGTTTAAAAAGGAGAGGCCTTATTCATGCACGCGTTGCGACCTCGCTTACTCCACTTTGGTGGAGCTGACTGAGCACATGATCTCTCACGAGGGAGAGCAGCCTCAGACCTGTCCCTTCTGTGGTAAAACCTTCCTGAACAAGAACAAGCTGGAGCGGCACATTAGCATCCACACTGGCGAGAGGCCCCATCTCTGTTCCATCTGTGGCAATGGCTTCCCCTCTGCCGCCAGCCTGAAGCTGCACGTTCtcatccacactggagagaaaccgTTTAAGTGCCTGCAGTGCAGCAAGAGCTTCAGCTCCTCCAGCGGCCTGCGTCTGCACAGCAGGCAGCACATGGACGAGCGACCCAGCTACGGGTGTCCTGAGTGTGGCAGGACGTACGGCCGCCTGACGGAGCTGAAGATGCACCAGCGCTACCACACGGGGGACAAACCATACGCATGCACCTGCTGCAGCAAACGCTTTATTAGCAAAGACAAGCTCAACGTTCATATGAGGACGCATACGGGAGAGAGACCCTTCTCCTGCCCTCACTGTGGACAAACCTTTACACAAACTGGGGACAGAAACAGACACATCAGTAAATACCACCCAGTAATCTAA